The following coding sequences are from one Granulicella arctica window:
- a CDS encoding M28 family metallopeptidase, whose amino-acid sequence MAACAQVSAPAAASATTPSVFGYRDFTQQAKWDATFMAVPDAKLAGEHLKVLTSAPHWASSPEDYATAVYVADKFKAAGLKTEIVPYRVRLTKPVSILVEAFDDGQKIMSGPTPEHVDPTKNGGDPFQDDPRILPAFNGSSPSGEVTAEVVYANYGTLADFKKLAELGVSVKDKIVLVRYGENFRGIKAYIAEQYGAKGVLIYSDPADDGYFRGDEYPKGPYRPASAVQRGSVQFLPIYPGDPDTPGVASTLQLPASSRLSESQLQNDEPNIPVNPLSWHDAEPILKALGGSESPRDWQGALPFTYHLGPGKVTVHMKLVEDNSLRTIWDVIGTIPGTEKDAPVIAGNHRDAWVYGAVDPNSGTAAMLETVHGLGVLLQQGWKPRRTIIIGSWDAEEEGLIGSTEWVEQHAGELAHAVAYFNTDVGVSGPSFDASAVPSLKEFVREVTKSVPSPAGGTVYDQWKKDQAANKGRRGHGSEHANTPPEKDVRIGNLGSGSDYTPFLQHIGVPSTDIGSDGPYGVYHSVFDNYNWFIKFADPTFVYEQQQARVFGLEILHMADADVLPYDYDLYGQNIVSYLTTAEEQATKAKLTLDFSAADAAAKRFAAAGAAIRAVQANPPAHTAALNVALREAEGALLNPVGLPKRPWYKHTIYSPGEFTGYAAVVIPGVTEGIEAADTERAQGQIVALADALNRSAAILEAVKK is encoded by the coding sequence ATGGCAGCGTGCGCGCAGGTTTCTGCGCCCGCTGCTGCCTCCGCCACGACACCCTCGGTCTTCGGTTATCGCGACTTCACCCAGCAGGCCAAGTGGGATGCGACCTTCATGGCCGTACCCGACGCCAAGCTTGCAGGCGAGCATCTGAAGGTTCTGACCTCCGCGCCGCACTGGGCAAGCTCACCCGAGGACTACGCCACAGCGGTCTATGTCGCAGACAAGTTCAAGGCCGCCGGCCTGAAGACCGAGATCGTACCCTATCGTGTACGGCTGACCAAGCCCGTCAGCATCCTGGTGGAGGCATTCGACGACGGGCAGAAGATCATGTCCGGCCCAACCCCGGAGCACGTCGATCCGACCAAGAACGGCGGCGATCCCTTCCAGGACGATCCCCGCATCCTGCCAGCCTTCAACGGCTCATCGCCCTCCGGCGAGGTGACCGCTGAGGTCGTCTATGCCAACTACGGCACGCTCGCGGACTTCAAGAAGCTGGCAGAGCTCGGCGTCAGCGTGAAGGACAAGATCGTGCTGGTGCGCTACGGAGAAAACTTCCGCGGCATCAAGGCCTACATCGCGGAACAGTATGGTGCGAAGGGCGTCCTGATCTACTCAGATCCCGCCGACGATGGATACTTCCGTGGCGACGAATATCCCAAGGGGCCATACCGGCCAGCCAGCGCCGTGCAGCGCGGCTCGGTGCAGTTCCTACCTATCTATCCAGGCGATCCCGACACGCCAGGCGTCGCGTCGACGCTACAGTTGCCCGCGTCCAGCCGGCTCAGTGAGAGCCAGCTCCAGAATGACGAACCCAACATCCCGGTCAATCCGCTCTCATGGCACGATGCTGAGCCCATCCTGAAGGCACTGGGCGGCAGCGAGTCACCTCGCGACTGGCAGGGCGCCCTGCCCTTCACCTATCACCTTGGCCCCGGTAAGGTCACGGTGCACATGAAGCTGGTCGAGGACAACAGCCTGCGGACCATCTGGGACGTAATCGGCACCATCCCCGGAACGGAGAAGGACGCTCCGGTTATCGCCGGAAACCATCGCGATGCATGGGTGTACGGCGCAGTCGACCCGAACAGCGGCACCGCCGCCATGCTCGAGACGGTGCACGGGCTCGGCGTACTACTGCAACAAGGGTGGAAGCCGCGCCGCACCATCATCATCGGAAGCTGGGACGCCGAAGAGGAAGGCCTGATCGGATCGACCGAGTGGGTCGAGCAGCACGCAGGCGAACTCGCTCACGCGGTCGCCTACTTCAACACTGACGTCGGCGTCTCCGGACCATCCTTCGATGCCTCTGCCGTTCCCTCACTGAAGGAGTTCGTGCGCGAGGTAACGAAGTCGGTTCCCAGCCCGGCAGGCGGCACGGTCTACGACCAGTGGAAGAAGGATCAAGCCGCGAACAAGGGCCGTCGCGGACACGGCAGCGAACACGCGAACACGCCACCCGAAAAGGACGTGCGGATCGGCAACCTTGGCTCAGGCTCGGACTACACGCCGTTCCTGCAACATATCGGCGTGCCTTCGACAGATATCGGATCGGACGGACCCTACGGCGTGTACCACTCCGTCTTCGACAACTACAACTGGTTCATCAAGTTCGCCGACCCGACGTTCGTCTACGAGCAGCAGCAGGCGCGGGTCTTCGGGCTCGAGATCCTGCACATGGCCGACGCCGACGTTCTGCCCTACGACTACGATCTCTACGGGCAGAACATCGTCAGCTATCTGACGACAGCGGAGGAGCAAGCCACCAAGGCGAAGCTCACGCTCGACTTCAGCGCAGCAGATGCCGCGGCAAAGCGATTCGCCGCAGCCGGAGCAGCAATTCGCGCGGTGCAAGCTAATCCCCCAGCCCATACCGCTGCGCTGAACGTCGCGCTCCGCGAGGCCGAAGGGGCTCTGCTGAACCCAGTGGGCCTGCCAAAACGCCCGTGGTACAAACACACCATCTACTCCCCCGGCGAGTTCACCGGCTACGCTGCCGTCGTCATTCCCGGCGTAACCGAGGGCATCGAAGCAGCAGATACAGAACGGGCGCAAGGGCAGATCGTCGCACTTGCGGATGCGCTAAACCGGTCGGCGGCAATCCTCGAAGCAGTAAAAAAGTAA
- the thiC gene encoding phosphomethylpyrimidine synthase ThiC: MQNQEQRMSNNGHSTNGNDYSVPAPRTEWIVKRKAEAARTGDTNMSQMHFARKGLITEEMAYIAQKEKIAAELVRSEVAKGTMIIPANINHPELEPMAIGVESLCKINANIGNSAITSNVDEELRKLHTAVHFGADTVMDLSTGGDIPMIREQILRHSPVPIGTVPLYEALSRVKKVEDLNIDLYLEVIEEQAQQGVDYFTIHAGVLVEYVPLVAKRITGIVSRGGAIMAQWMTSHHKQNFLYENFDRITKIMAKYDVSYSLGDGLRPGCLADASDEAQFAELKTLGELTRQAWKSDVQVMIEGPGHIPMDQIKLQVDKEVELCDGAPFYVLGPLVTDIAPGYDHITSAIGAAMIGWHGAAMLCYVTPKEHLGLPNEKDVKDGIIAYKIAAHAADVARHRPGARDRDDAISHARYTFDWDKQFALSLDPETARSMHDETLPDDYYKEAAFCSMCGPKFCSMNWSSKVDKFNESEFGLKKPDLTQIMTEQMALRS; the protein is encoded by the coding sequence ATTCAGAATCAGGAGCAACGCATGAGCAACAACGGCCACTCTACGAACGGCAATGACTACAGCGTCCCCGCACCGCGCACGGAGTGGATCGTCAAGCGCAAGGCCGAAGCGGCGCGCACCGGCGATACCAATATGAGCCAGATGCACTTCGCGCGCAAGGGCCTCATCACGGAAGAGATGGCCTACATCGCGCAGAAGGAGAAGATTGCCGCCGAGCTGGTCCGCTCCGAGGTCGCCAAGGGGACGATGATTATCCCGGCGAACATCAACCACCCTGAGCTGGAGCCGATGGCGATCGGTGTGGAGTCGCTGTGCAAGATTAATGCCAATATTGGGAACTCGGCGATTACGTCGAATGTCGATGAGGAGCTGCGCAAGCTGCACACCGCCGTCCACTTCGGCGCGGATACGGTGATGGACCTCTCGACCGGTGGCGATATTCCGATGATTCGCGAGCAGATTCTGCGGCACTCGCCGGTGCCCATCGGCACGGTGCCTCTGTACGAGGCGCTCTCGCGGGTGAAGAAGGTTGAGGACCTGAACATTGATCTCTACCTTGAGGTGATCGAGGAGCAGGCGCAGCAGGGCGTGGACTACTTCACGATCCATGCAGGCGTGCTGGTTGAGTATGTGCCGCTGGTGGCGAAGCGCATCACGGGAATCGTGAGCCGCGGCGGTGCCATCATGGCCCAGTGGATGACCTCGCATCACAAGCAGAACTTTCTGTATGAGAATTTTGACCGCATTACGAAGATCATGGCGAAGTACGACGTGAGCTACTCACTCGGCGACGGCCTGCGTCCCGGCTGTCTTGCGGATGCCTCGGACGAGGCGCAGTTTGCCGAGCTGAAGACGCTGGGCGAGCTGACCCGCCAGGCGTGGAAGTCCGATGTGCAGGTGATGATCGAAGGGCCGGGACACATCCCGATGGACCAGATCAAGCTACAGGTGGATAAGGAGGTTGAGCTCTGCGACGGTGCGCCGTTCTACGTGCTCGGACCGCTGGTGACGGATATCGCTCCTGGCTACGACCACATTACGTCGGCCATCGGCGCGGCGATGATCGGCTGGCACGGCGCGGCGATGCTCTGCTACGTCACACCGAAGGAGCATCTCGGCCTACCGAACGAGAAGGATGTGAAGGACGGCATCATCGCGTACAAGATTGCTGCTCATGCGGCTGATGTTGCGCGCCATCGTCCTGGTGCACGCGATCGCGACGATGCGATCTCGCACGCACGCTATACGTTTGATTGGGACAAGCAGTTTGCTCTTTCACTCGATCCTGAGACCGCACGCAGCATGCACGACGAGACGCTTCCGGATGACTACTACAAGGAAGCGGCGTTCTGCTCCATGTGCGGGCCGAAGTTTTGCAGCATGAACTGGTCGAGCAAGGTGGACAAGTTCAACGAGAGCGAGTTCGGCCTGAAGAAGCCTGACCTGACGCAGATTATGACGGAGCAGATGGCGCTGCGCAGCTAA
- a CDS encoding cytochrome c maturation protein CcmE — protein sequence MSTATKSRAPIILATVVILATVGYLAFTGVQSNKSYYVTISELQSMGNKAYVRHLRVAGNVAPGSIKRSGTNANFVLLEQGRKLQVVYQGSEPPPDTFKDDAQALAVGMYGHDGVFHATQLQAKCASKYAPKDMKPLKPTTSATATVLPATR from the coding sequence ATGAGCACCGCAACGAAGAGCCGCGCCCCGATCATCCTCGCCACTGTCGTCATTCTCGCCACGGTAGGGTACCTCGCGTTCACCGGCGTCCAGTCCAACAAGAGCTACTACGTCACCATCAGCGAGCTACAAAGCATGGGCAACAAGGCCTATGTGCGGCATCTGCGCGTGGCAGGTAACGTCGCCCCGGGCAGCATCAAGCGCTCCGGAACCAACGCGAACTTCGTTCTGCTGGAGCAGGGGCGCAAGCTCCAGGTGGTCTATCAGGGCTCCGAGCCACCGCCCGACACCTTCAAGGACGACGCACAAGCTCTGGCCGTCGGCATGTACGGACACGACGGCGTCTTCCACGCGACCCAACTCCAGGCTAAGTGCGCCTCGAAGTACGCCCCCAAGGACATGAAGCCCCTCAAGCCGACTACGAGCGCGACAGCCACCGTCCTGCCGGCCACCCGATAA
- a CDS encoding ABC transporter ATP-binding protein yields MEPVSCQVGKEQSAAAAPPIISSAVVQLTGASKIYGTFAALRNVTTSIAAGSCTVILGENGAGKSTLLRLIAGLITPTRGTVATFSSTPQEQRRRIAYMSHAPMLYDELSAMENLAYFAGLHRDEGCNCVGSPEMALRAVGLDPKLTRPVGQYSQGMRQRTSLARVLQTDPELLLLDEPFSNLDVESGAHMVELLADFRTWPVAGGGSRTILLTTHQARLADPIVDLTITMRAGQIIHTEAGPRR; encoded by the coding sequence ATGGAGCCCGTTTCCTGCCAAGTCGGAAAAGAACAGAGCGCCGCCGCAGCGCCGCCCATCATCTCATCAGCAGTGGTGCAGCTCACAGGCGCATCGAAGATCTACGGCACCTTTGCCGCACTGCGCAATGTCACGACGAGCATCGCCGCAGGAAGCTGCACTGTTATCCTCGGCGAAAACGGCGCAGGCAAATCGACCCTGCTGAGGCTTATCGCCGGACTCATCACCCCCACACGTGGCACCGTCGCCACCTTCTCCAGCACACCGCAGGAGCAGCGTCGCCGCATCGCCTACATGAGCCACGCGCCCATGCTCTACGACGAGCTCTCCGCCATGGAAAACCTCGCCTACTTCGCCGGTCTGCACCGCGACGAGGGCTGCAACTGCGTCGGCAGTCCGGAGATGGCCCTCCGCGCCGTCGGGCTCGACCCGAAGCTGACCCGGCCCGTCGGCCAATACTCGCAGGGGATGCGCCAGCGCACCTCGCTCGCCCGCGTCCTCCAGACCGACCCCGAACTCCTCCTGCTCGACGAGCCCTTCTCCAACCTCGACGTCGAATCCGGTGCCCACATGGTCGAGCTGCTCGCCGATTTCCGCACCTGGCCCGTCGCTGGTGGCGGCAGCCGGACGATCCTGTTGACCACCCATCAGGCACGCCTCGCCGACCCCATCGTCGACCTCACCATCACCATGCGCGCCGGGCAGATCATCCACACCGAGGCCGGCCCACGCAGATGA
- the ybaK gene encoding Cys-tRNA(Pro) deacylase, translating to MKAASKTNAARLLDGLGIAYELRPYEVDLDDLTAISVARKIGLPAEQVFKTLLAQTTPAGHIFAVIPGDAELDLKKLATAAGIKKAELASLKEVEPLTGYVRGGVTVMGAKKPFPAFADETIELFDIISISAGQRGLQLVLAPADYLRAAEAELADLTKDTHG from the coding sequence ATGAAAGCAGCCAGCAAGACCAACGCGGCGCGCCTGCTCGACGGCCTCGGCATCGCCTACGAGCTTCGCCCCTACGAGGTCGATCTCGACGACCTCACCGCCATCTCCGTCGCCCGCAAGATCGGCCTGCCCGCCGAGCAGGTCTTCAAAACGCTGCTCGCCCAAACCACCCCAGCCGGACACATCTTCGCCGTCATCCCCGGCGACGCCGAGCTCGACCTCAAAAAACTAGCCACAGCCGCAGGCATCAAAAAAGCCGAGCTTGCCTCGCTCAAGGAGGTCGAGCCCCTCACCGGCTACGTCCGCGGCGGCGTCACCGTCATGGGCGCGAAGAAGCCCTTCCCTGCCTTCGCAGACGAGACCATCGAACTCTTCGACATCATCTCCATCTCCGCCGGACAGCGCGGCCTCCAGCTCGTACTCGCTCCCGCCGACTACCTCCGCGCAGCCGAAGCCGAACTCGCCGACCTGACAAAGGACACCCACGGATGA
- a CDS encoding heme exporter protein CcmB — MTYLRHVLDHLRKDLRLEWRSRDSVNGMLFFALLVVIVFSLAFDPTATESRLIAGGILWVAILFATITALNQSWAREQRNQVLDAQRMAPSPASALFLGKVFSNMLFVLLVELVLAPLFVVFYNLHALGNGWLLALVMPLGTWALVCNGTFFAALGLRTRNREMMLPLVLFPISLPALLAMIQATTGILTAELDPIQIGWWIRLLAGYDIIFTTVCLLLFDIVISAE; from the coding sequence ATGACCTACCTCCGCCACGTCCTCGACCACCTCCGCAAAGATCTCCGCCTCGAGTGGCGCTCGCGCGACTCCGTCAATGGCATGCTCTTCTTCGCGTTGCTGGTGGTCATCGTCTTCTCCCTCGCCTTTGACCCCACAGCGACCGAATCGCGGCTCATCGCCGGAGGCATCCTCTGGGTCGCCATCCTCTTTGCGACCATCACCGCACTCAACCAGTCCTGGGCCCGCGAGCAGCGCAACCAGGTCCTCGACGCGCAGCGCATGGCTCCCTCACCCGCCTCGGCGCTCTTCCTCGGCAAGGTCTTCAGCAACATGCTCTTCGTGCTTCTCGTCGAGCTGGTACTGGCCCCCCTCTTCGTCGTCTTCTATAACCTCCACGCCCTCGGCAACGGCTGGCTGCTGGCTCTGGTCATGCCACTCGGCACCTGGGCGCTGGTCTGCAACGGAACCTTCTTCGCCGCGCTCGGCCTGCGTACTCGCAACCGCGAGATGATGCTGCCGCTGGTGCTCTTCCCCATCTCGCTGCCCGCGCTACTGGCGATGATCCAGGCCACCACCGGCATCCTCACCGCGGAGCTCGACCCCATCCAGATCGGCTGGTGGATACGCCTCCTCGCCGGGTACGACATCATCTTTACCACCGTCTGCCTGCTTCTGTTCGATATAGTTATCAGCGCCGAATAG
- the ccsA gene encoding cytochrome c biogenesis protein CcsA: MNRQADQTIRPMQLVAFSWLVVTLGVLVIGFREAIFLVPTDAAQGDVGRIFYYHVPIAMLSLAFPFLNFAASLAFLYWRHRDPLKALSADAMALASAEVTIVYLSIVLSTGMLWGKAAWGIWWTWDARLTSLLLLWLLYVSYLIVRRFSSTGQSQTIAAILSVFAAVDSPIVYMSIRWWRTQHPAPVFGGGPGSGLDKSMMPAFVWNIAAWAMWGIFITGYRYALERRRQIAEQDAALSAIEASLELTQ, from the coding sequence ATGAACCGGCAGGCCGACCAAACCATCCGCCCGATGCAACTCGTTGCCTTCTCGTGGCTGGTCGTCACGCTGGGCGTCCTCGTCATTGGGTTCCGCGAGGCGATCTTCCTCGTTCCTACCGATGCCGCGCAGGGCGATGTGGGACGCATCTTCTACTACCACGTTCCCATCGCGATGTTGAGCCTGGCATTTCCCTTCCTCAACTTCGCAGCCTCGCTCGCCTTTCTCTACTGGCGTCACCGCGATCCGCTCAAAGCTCTCTCCGCCGATGCCATGGCGCTCGCCTCGGCCGAAGTCACCATCGTCTATCTCAGCATCGTCCTTAGCACCGGAATGCTCTGGGGCAAGGCTGCCTGGGGAATCTGGTGGACCTGGGATGCACGCCTCACCAGCCTGCTGCTCCTCTGGCTCCTGTACGTCAGCTATCTGATCGTCCGCCGCTTCTCCTCTACCGGGCAGAGCCAGACCATCGCCGCTATCCTCTCCGTCTTCGCTGCCGTGGATTCGCCCATCGTCTACATGTCGATCCGCTGGTGGCGCACCCAGCATCCCGCACCGGTCTTCGGCGGCGGCCCGGGCTCCGGTCTCGATAAATCCATGATGCCCGCCTTCGTCTGGAACATCGCCGCATGGGCGATGTGGGGCATCTTCATCACCGGCTACCGGTACGCGCTTGAGCGTCGCCGGCAGATCGCCGAGCAGGACGCCGCACTCAGCGCCATCGAAGCCTCCCTGGAGCTGACTCAATGA
- a CDS encoding YncE family protein, which translates to MTIPLSSCPPLRRLVATLPLCLLVAAAGCRRFAFPDVPAGYREFAYVSNGASNTVTVLDLVYLRQDRTLRVGNNPSGMDVNQTKQEVYVTNAQSGSVSIIDTAKNQVAATIPVGRLPYSLSVEPSGLRAFVANSGSNSVSVIDLNQRRVVQVAGTGEQPGVARVAPDARTLVVSNRGSGSVSIFNVAPDVGPGSGAPLSLRATFGGCPGATDVAILPDSSKAFVACSGGHQVMAVGLAVLPGSWAARHDTSLLADHFLTFLDVGKTPVHLAMKPDGGEIFVSNYASDSISEVSTSTNEVGGTYVIGNKPVHGIVSADNGTLWVSNFGADSVGIYSIDDGKLEGSVHTGSAPDVMAFSADEHLLLVADAHSGDVSVIRTQDKQGPALFTILPAGGSPNDIVVKAMQGKQ; encoded by the coding sequence GTGACGATCCCCCTCTCCAGTTGCCCCCCGCTGCGGCGTCTCGTTGCGACCCTCCCCTTGTGCCTGCTGGTTGCAGCGGCAGGATGTCGCCGTTTCGCCTTTCCCGATGTCCCCGCAGGCTACCGCGAGTTCGCCTATGTCAGTAACGGTGCGAGCAATACCGTCACCGTCCTCGACCTCGTCTACCTCCGCCAGGACCGCACGCTGCGAGTCGGAAACAATCCTTCCGGGATGGACGTAAATCAAACAAAACAAGAGGTTTATGTCACAAACGCGCAGTCCGGATCGGTCTCCATAATCGATACCGCAAAGAACCAGGTCGCGGCAACGATTCCGGTCGGCCGGCTACCCTATTCACTCAGTGTGGAGCCCTCAGGTCTTCGCGCCTTTGTCGCCAACTCAGGCTCGAACAGCGTCAGCGTGATCGACCTCAACCAGCGCCGGGTAGTACAGGTAGCCGGAACCGGCGAACAGCCCGGCGTGGCGCGTGTCGCGCCTGACGCACGGACGCTGGTGGTCAGCAATCGGGGCAGCGGAAGCGTCTCCATCTTCAACGTCGCGCCCGATGTAGGGCCTGGCAGTGGCGCGCCGTTGAGCTTACGCGCCACCTTTGGCGGCTGCCCAGGGGCGACCGACGTTGCGATCCTTCCGGACTCATCGAAGGCGTTTGTCGCCTGCTCCGGAGGACATCAGGTGATGGCCGTCGGTCTGGCTGTGCTCCCCGGATCGTGGGCCGCCAGACATGACACCTCGTTGCTGGCGGACCACTTTCTGACGTTCCTGGATGTGGGTAAGACACCGGTGCATCTGGCCATGAAGCCGGATGGAGGCGAGATCTTCGTCTCGAATTATGCCTCCGACAGCATCTCGGAGGTCTCCACCTCGACCAACGAGGTGGGCGGAACCTATGTCATCGGCAACAAGCCGGTGCATGGCATCGTCAGCGCGGACAATGGGACGCTGTGGGTCTCGAACTTCGGCGCGGACTCGGTCGGGATCTACAGCATCGACGACGGCAAGCTCGAGGGCAGCGTGCATACCGGTTCCGCGCCGGATGTCATGGCGTTCTCGGCGGATGAGCACCTGCTGCTGGTGGCGGACGCACACTCGGGTGATGTATCGGTGATCCGAACGCAGGACAAGCAGGGGCCGGCGTTGTTTACGATCCTTCCGGCTGGAGGGTCTCCGAACGACATTGTGGTGAAGGCGATGCAGGGCAAGCAGTAG
- a CDS encoding PP2C family protein-serine/threonine phosphatase, protein MPTILDAIRQHGRDRKLPTGLAGAAFWLIVSFVLCWLLSLIPGETGTFFRVLQFLVGLGILGVGLPLVVRFIRNRMMWSLRNKLIITYLLIGLAPVVLVVTFVTISGYIAAGQFAIHLADTRVQAELDQIGADNAGRAARIAHFIATQAPGNSSATTSQVEEINDIEHLTAMAEQRSYLHLHRSLEAFINGAPLTLPKNAAYGGAPLGLPAWATELKGGSFRSVVLDGSEIYLVAIEQQRMNDGRLFTLLTRLPVNGAFMEIVAEGLGHAGVRVESAADDRPVGSRSASSMMGSSRTRTREISGGTEPPPVNIADIRVPFLSTTTVIDWDTGKPDSLPIYVDSRPSLLYLQLFGSSLGGVVTSTIRTGLFILCFLFVLIENLALVMAWRLSSTMTASVSDLYDATLHVDSGNLNHRIAVSRTDQLADLSRSFNQMTLSLQRLLGEQQEKERLQNELSIAQEVQANLFPSSVRDLPTLELHGVCRPARSVSGDYYDFIVFYQDMQNGQPGRTEAGVGIALGDISGKGISAALLMATLHSAVRAYRFASEEVVYAESSVAGLTVSRDGRAGDSGELFASPGRIMALLNRHLYRSTTPEKYATLFLAHYDAATSWLTYSNAGQLPPLLLGRDGAVRRLDKGGTVVGLMDGMQYEEGRFKMESGDILVAYSDGVTEPENDFGDFGEERLMEVVSRYRDQPLHIISGQVMQALDAWIGADEQPDDITLVLARQV, encoded by the coding sequence ATGCCGACCATCCTCGACGCAATTCGACAGCACGGTCGCGACCGCAAGCTTCCCACCGGCCTGGCAGGCGCTGCCTTCTGGCTCATCGTCTCGTTCGTTCTCTGCTGGTTGCTGAGCCTCATCCCCGGCGAAACCGGAACCTTCTTCAGAGTCCTGCAATTCCTCGTCGGCCTCGGCATTCTCGGCGTCGGGTTGCCCCTCGTAGTGCGGTTCATCCGCAACCGCATGATGTGGAGCCTTCGCAACAAGCTCATCATCACCTATCTGCTCATCGGCCTCGCCCCCGTCGTACTCGTCGTCACCTTCGTCACGATCTCCGGCTACATCGCCGCCGGTCAGTTCGCCATTCACCTGGCCGACACCCGCGTTCAGGCCGAACTCGACCAGATCGGCGCGGACAACGCCGGCCGCGCAGCCCGCATCGCTCATTTCATCGCCACTCAGGCCCCCGGAAACTCCTCTGCTACCACCAGCCAGGTGGAGGAGATCAACGACATCGAACACCTCACTGCGATGGCCGAGCAGCGATCCTATCTCCATCTTCATCGCAGTCTCGAAGCCTTCATCAACGGCGCACCTCTCACGCTTCCCAAAAACGCAGCCTATGGCGGAGCGCCGCTTGGCCTTCCTGCCTGGGCTACCGAACTCAAGGGCGGCAGCTTCCGCAGCGTCGTTCTCGACGGAAGCGAGATCTATCTCGTCGCCATCGAACAGCAGCGTATGAACGACGGCCGACTCTTCACACTCCTGACCAGGCTCCCCGTCAACGGCGCCTTTATGGAGATCGTTGCGGAAGGGCTCGGCCACGCCGGGGTCCGAGTCGAGAGTGCTGCTGACGATCGACCTGTTGGAAGCCGATCCGCCAGCTCCATGATGGGAAGCAGCCGGACCAGGACCCGCGAGATCTCCGGAGGAACCGAACCACCTCCCGTCAACATCGCCGATATTCGCGTCCCGTTTCTCTCCACAACCACCGTCATCGATTGGGATACCGGCAAGCCCGACAGTCTTCCCATCTACGTTGACTCCCGCCCCTCGCTACTTTATCTCCAGCTCTTCGGTTCGTCCCTCGGCGGCGTCGTTACCTCAACGATCCGCACCGGGCTCTTCATCCTGTGCTTTCTCTTCGTTCTCATCGAGAACCTTGCCCTCGTTATGGCTTGGCGCCTCAGCAGCACCATGACCGCTTCGGTCTCCGACCTCTACGACGCCACCCTCCACGTCGACAGTGGGAACCTCAACCACCGCATCGCCGTCTCCCGCACCGACCAGCTCGCCGACCTCAGCCGCTCCTTCAACCAAATGACTCTCTCGCTCCAGCGCCTCCTCGGAGAGCAGCAGGAGAAAGAGCGCCTCCAGAACGAGCTCTCCATCGCCCAGGAGGTTCAGGCCAACCTCTTCCCATCCTCCGTCCGCGATCTCCCCACCCTCGAGCTCCACGGTGTCTGCCGTCCCGCCCGCTCCGTCAGCGGCGACTACTACGACTTCATCGTCTTCTATCAGGACATGCAAAACGGCCAGCCCGGCCGTACCGAAGCGGGTGTCGGTATTGCCTTGGGCGATATTAGCGGCAAAGGTATCTCCGCCGCGTTACTTATGGCTACATTGCACTCCGCCGTCCGCGCCTACCGCTTCGCCAGCGAGGAGGTTGTCTACGCCGAATCCTCCGTCGCCGGCCTCACCGTCAGCCGCGACGGCAGGGCAGGGGACTCAGGCGAGCTTTTTGCCTCGCCCGGACGCATCATGGCGCTGCTCAACCGCCACCTCTACCGCAGCACCACACCGGAAAAGTACGCGACCCTCTTCCTCGCCCACTACGACGCCGCCACCTCGTGGCTTACCTACTCGAACGCAGGTCAGCTCCCGCCGCTGCTGTTGGGTCGCGACGGAGCCGTCCGCCGCTTAGACAAGGGAGGCACCGTCGTCGGCCTCATGGACGGTATGCAATATGAAGAAGGCCGCTTCAAGATGGAGTCCGGCGACATCCTCGTCGCCTACTCCGACGGCGTTACCGAGCCCGAGAACGACTTCGGCGACTTCGGCGAGGAGCGCCTGATGGAGGTCGTCAGCCGCTACCGCGACCAGCCCCTCCACATCATCTCCGGTCAGGTCATGCAGGCCCTCGACGCCTGGATCGGCGCCGACGAGCAGCCCGACGACATTACCCTCGTCCTCGCCCGCCAGGTCTAA